The window TGGTCGGGCGCCGATAATTCGCGATTTGCGAACAGTCTGACTGACAGACTCCCGGAAGGGCCGCCGTAAAGGCGGCCCTTTTGTCATGCGCAAAAGGTTCCTCGTTCAACGACTTGTCCAGACACGCGTCCCGTTTCGGGAAAGGTGCATTTGCGTGCTTGGCATAAAGGTAAACAAATCCTTAACTGCACGTCATGCAGACGATGAAACGACGCGCACTTGTTCTGACCGACGATACGGCACGGCACTGGTTCCGTCGTTCGTTGCCGCCGCATGTGCGCAGGCGCCCGGTCGAGGCCGAAGGCTGGGCGGCTCCGGATGGGGTTGCAGCTGAAAATGCACAGGCGAAGCGGCGCTGGAACGGGGCCGGGCGGGACTGGCAGCGATTCGCGCAGGCCTACGGCGCATGCTTCGCGGCGATCACGATCTATCTGACCTGAGGGCTACGCCCTGAATATTGCCGTGCCGAGAGCGGCGGTGGCGCTGGCTCAGTCCTCGTGCGCGGCGCGTTCGGCGCGATAGAGCAGCAGGCCGAGCCACGCTGCGGCAAGGCAACTGGCGGCGACCACCAGGAACTGGTCGATCACCCTGAGGCCGATCAGCGTCATCACGCCGGTCATCGCTGCACCCAGAACCATCGCGCCCGAATTGACGACATTGTTTGCAGCTACCGTGCGCGCGGTCTGCGACTTGTCGACGAAGGTGGTGAGGAAAGCATAGAGCGGCACCACGAACATGCCGCCGCTGACGGCAATGCCCAGCAGCGTGCCCAGCAGCGGGATCGCCAGCGGCTGGACGAGGAAGGTGGAGACATCCATCAGGTGCCCCTTGGGAGCATGCGGCACCCAGGCGTTGCACACCACTTCGAAGCCGACGAGGAACACCCCCATTGCGATCACCGAAACGGGTGACCATCGTGCCGAAACCTTGCCTTTGAGCAGGGCGTTGATGATGACTGAGCCGATGGCGACGCCGACCGAGAAGATCACCAGGAACAGGCTGGCCACTTCCTTGCTGGCCTGAAGGATGTTCTTGGTCAGCGGCGGGAAGTGGACGAACAGCACGGTGCCGATCGCCCAGAAGAAGCTGATCGCGCAGATCGCCAGAAATACCCGGCGATCGTGCATGGTCGTGCGCACCAGCCGGATCGAGGCGCGGATGAAGTGATAGTCCAGCGGCTCGCATTCGCCCATCGGAGGGGCGGGGGGCACTCGCCAGCTGACAAGATAGCCGATCACTGCCGTTATCATGACCATGATCGCTGCGGTATCGACGCTGATCCAGCCTGCGACGATGGTGCCTGCCAACACAGCCAGATACGTGCCCGCCTCGACAAGTCCGGTGCCTGCCAGCACTTCGTTTGCATGCAGGTGTTGGGGCAGGATGGCGTACTTGATCGGGCCGAAAAAGGTCGAATGAACCCCCATCGCAAACAGCGCGAGCAGCATCAGTGGGATGGCGACCGTTTCCAGCGCGATATGCTGCCAGGCCAGTGCCAGCCCCGTGCCGCCTGCTGCCATGATGAAGATCTCGCACAGCTTGATAAGGCGGATGATCCTCGCCTTGTCGCGCATGTCGGCAAGCTGCCCGGCGATGGCCGAGAGCACGAAGAAGGGAATGATGAAGATTGCCGAGGCAATGGCGCTGAAGCGCGCCTCCTGCGCTTCGGAATGGTATACGCTGTATACCACGAACAGCACCATGGCGTTCTTGAACAGGTTGTCGTTGAACGCGTTGAGAAGCTGCGTGAGGAACAGGGGCAGGAACCGGCGCGCGCGGATCAGTTGGGTCGTGGTGGTCATAACGACTTTTGCTTGAACGCGCCTTTTTCAACTCGCCGCTGTGGCTTGCCCGGGACACTTAATGGCCTGAGGCGAGGGCACAAGCCCTGATCGCCACTTTATTGCCACACTGTCGCGACGCTCGGTGTCCTTTTTCAGGATCTCGCCCTTTTTCGGGAAGCGGGGCCTTTTTCGGGGGGAGACCGGCGCTATGGCCTTTCATAGAATGCTGACCGTCCCGAATCTCCTGACGCTTTCGCGCATCTTCGCTGTCCCGCTGCTGGCTTTCTGGCTGTGGTGGCCGACCTGGCATCTGGGCTACGGTCTGGCCTTCGCGCTGTACTGCCTGA of the Novosphingobium sp. 9 genome contains:
- a CDS encoding MFS transporter, whose product is MTTTTQLIRARRFLPLFLTQLLNAFNDNLFKNAMVLFVVYSVYHSEAQEARFSAIASAIFIIPFFVLSAIAGQLADMRDKARIIRLIKLCEIFIMAAGGTGLALAWQHIALETVAIPLMLLALFAMGVHSTFFGPIKYAILPQHLHANEVLAGTGLVEAGTYLAVLAGTIVAGWISVDTAAIMVMITAVIGYLVSWRVPPAPPMGECEPLDYHFIRASIRLVRTTMHDRRVFLAICAISFFWAIGTVLFVHFPPLTKNILQASKEVASLFLVIFSVGVAIGSVIINALLKGKVSARWSPVSVIAMGVFLVGFEVVCNAWVPHAPKGHLMDVSTFLVQPLAIPLLGTLLGIAVSGGMFVVPLYAFLTTFVDKSQTARTVAANNVVNSGAMVLGAAMTGVMTLIGLRVIDQFLVVAASCLAAAWLGLLLYRAERAAHED